Proteins from a genomic interval of Kitasatospora herbaricolor:
- a CDS encoding HAMP domain-containing protein: protein MAGNLTTQVRDIAQVATAVAKGDLSQKIDVAARGEILELKNTVNTMVDQLSSFAAEVTRVAREVGSEGRLGGQAQVPGVAGTWRDLTDSVNFMAGNLTDQVRNIAQVTTAVAKGDLSQKITVDARGEILELKNTVNTMVDQLSSFAGEVTRVAREVGTEGRLGGQADVKGVSGTWRDLTDSVNSMAGNLTAQVRSIAQVATAVAGGDLSQKIRVDARGEILELKETINTMVDQLSAFAGEVTRVAREVGTEGRLGGQADVRDVSGTWRDLTESVNVMADNLTAQVRSIAEVTTAVAQGDLSQKIRVDARGEILELKETINTMVDQLSAFADEVTRVAREVGTEGNLGGQATVRGVSGTWKDLTDNVNVMASNLTGQVRSIAQVATAVARGDLSQKITVEAKGEVAALAGVINTMVDTLSAFADEVTRVAREVGTEGTLGGQARVPNVAGTWKDLTDNVNSMANNLTGQVRNIAQVTTAVARGDLTRKIDVDARGEILELKTTINTMVDQLSSFAAEVTRVAREVGSEGRLGGQAEVEGVSGTWKRLTENVNELAGNLTRQVRAIAEVTSAVAEGDLTRSITVDASGEVADLKDNINFMVESLRETTRANEDQDWLKSNLARISALMQGRRDLAVVAELIMDELTPLVGAQYGAFYLAEETADTTFLNLIGSYAFQPGEAPARFRLGESFVGQAARSRRTIAVDSLPAGYVSVSSGLGRAEPKALVVLPIVVEDQVLGVIELATVHDFTPVHRAFLEQLMETIGVNVNTIVANARTDELLDESQRLTSELQVRSAELQSRQEELQSSNAELEDKAALLAAQNRDIETKNLEIEQARQELEDRAHQLSLASTYKSEFLANMSHELRTPLNSLLILAQLLAQNPTRNLTAKQVEYAGIIHSAGSDLLQLINDILDLSKVEAGKMDVTPEHIPLNKLLDYVEATFRPLTTQKSLAFEINTAGGVPADIVTDDYRLRQILRNLLSNAVKFTERGSVELRIEVADAASVPEAARRDDEPVIAFHVVDTGIGIEPQHLESVFGAFQQADGTTSRKYGGTGLGLSISREIAFLLGGAITARSTPGHGSVFTLYLPASRAEFLALSVGTPRIALEAGPAEATPSGPAELDGQSAVLEISRPKRLLVVEERPRGLLSLVAESAVADLAGHADLGDPRGPVEVITTVGAREAAETLAATPCHCVVLELDLPNGAALDFLEAMAHDSALHNVPVLAHNNRRLGAEQERLLQDRATTQPLELLSSLDELRERIALHLSADQPGDVLPLVRNDDSATLFAQNVDGSLAGRTVLVVDDDDRNLYAITGILELHGMQVLQAENGRAAIDTLNRHSGIDLILMDVMMPEMDGYAATAAIRAMPQHADLPIIAVTAKAMVGDREKSLASGASDYVTKPVDANDLIACIERWLRP, encoded by the coding sequence ATGGCCGGCAACCTGACGACCCAGGTGCGGGACATCGCCCAGGTGGCCACCGCGGTCGCCAAGGGCGACCTCTCGCAGAAGATCGACGTCGCTGCGCGCGGCGAGATCCTTGAGCTGAAGAACACCGTCAACACCATGGTCGACCAGCTGTCCTCGTTCGCCGCGGAGGTCACCCGCGTCGCTCGCGAGGTCGGCAGCGAGGGCCGGCTCGGAGGCCAGGCCCAGGTGCCCGGCGTGGCGGGCACCTGGCGTGACCTGACCGACTCGGTCAACTTCATGGCCGGCAACCTCACCGACCAGGTCCGCAACATCGCCCAGGTCACGACCGCCGTCGCCAAGGGCGACCTGTCGCAGAAGATCACCGTGGACGCCCGCGGCGAGATCCTCGAACTCAAGAACACCGTCAACACGATGGTCGACCAGCTGTCCTCGTTCGCCGGTGAGGTGACCCGCGTTGCCCGCGAGGTCGGCACCGAGGGCCGGCTGGGCGGGCAGGCCGACGTGAAGGGTGTCTCGGGCACCTGGCGGGACCTCACCGACTCGGTGAACTCGATGGCCGGCAACCTGACCGCGCAGGTCCGCTCGATCGCCCAGGTGGCGACGGCGGTCGCGGGCGGCGACCTCTCGCAGAAGATCCGGGTGGACGCCCGCGGCGAGATCCTGGAGCTGAAGGAGACCATCAACACGATGGTCGACCAGCTCTCCGCCTTCGCCGGGGAGGTGACCCGTGTGGCCCGCGAGGTCGGCACCGAGGGCCGGCTGGGCGGGCAGGCCGACGTCCGGGACGTGTCGGGTACCTGGCGGGACCTCACCGAGTCGGTCAACGTGATGGCGGACAACCTGACCGCGCAGGTCCGCTCGATCGCCGAGGTCACGACCGCTGTCGCACAGGGTGACCTCTCGCAGAAGATCCGGGTGGACGCCCGCGGCGAGATCCTCGAACTCAAGGAGACCATCAACACGATGGTCGACCAGCTCTCCGCCTTCGCCGACGAGGTGACCCGGGTCGCCCGCGAGGTCGGCACCGAGGGCAACCTCGGCGGCCAGGCGACCGTCCGGGGCGTCTCCGGCACCTGGAAGGACCTCACGGACAACGTCAACGTGATGGCCTCCAACCTGACCGGCCAGGTCCGCTCGATCGCCCAGGTGGCGACGGCGGTGGCGCGCGGCGACCTCTCGCAGAAGATCACCGTGGAGGCCAAGGGCGAGGTGGCGGCGCTGGCCGGGGTGATCAACACCATGGTCGACACCCTGTCGGCGTTCGCCGACGAGGTGACCCGGGTGGCCCGCGAGGTCGGCACCGAGGGGACGCTGGGCGGCCAGGCCCGGGTGCCGAACGTGGCCGGCACCTGGAAGGACCTCACCGACAACGTCAACTCGATGGCCAACAACCTGACCGGCCAGGTCCGCAACATCGCCCAGGTCACCACGGCGGTGGCCCGCGGCGACCTGACCCGCAAGATCGACGTCGACGCGCGCGGCGAGATCCTGGAGCTCAAGACCACCATCAACACCATGGTCGACCAGCTATCCTCGTTCGCCGCGGAGGTCACCCGGGTGGCCCGCGAGGTCGGCAGCGAGGGCCGGCTCGGCGGCCAGGCCGAGGTGGAGGGTGTCTCCGGCACCTGGAAGCGGCTGACCGAGAACGTCAACGAGCTGGCCGGGAACCTGACCCGCCAGGTCCGCGCGATCGCCGAGGTGACCAGCGCGGTCGCCGAGGGCGACCTGACCCGATCCATCACCGTCGATGCCTCCGGCGAGGTCGCGGACCTCAAGGACAACATCAACTTCATGGTGGAGTCCCTGCGCGAGACCACCCGCGCCAACGAGGACCAGGACTGGCTCAAGTCCAACCTGGCCCGGATCTCCGCCCTGATGCAGGGCCGCCGCGACCTGGCCGTCGTCGCCGAACTGATCATGGACGAACTCACCCCGCTGGTCGGCGCCCAGTACGGCGCCTTCTACCTCGCCGAAGAGACCGCCGACACCACGTTCCTCAACCTGATCGGCTCCTACGCCTTCCAGCCCGGCGAGGCCCCGGCCCGCTTCAGGCTCGGCGAGTCCTTCGTCGGCCAGGCCGCCCGCAGCCGGCGCACCATCGCCGTCGACTCCCTGCCGGCCGGCTACGTGAGCGTCTCCTCCGGCCTCGGCCGCGCCGAGCCCAAGGCACTCGTCGTCCTGCCGATCGTGGTCGAGGACCAAGTCCTGGGCGTCATCGAACTCGCCACGGTGCACGACTTCACCCCGGTGCACCGCGCGTTCCTCGAACAGCTCATGGAAACCATCGGCGTCAACGTCAACACCATCGTGGCCAACGCCCGCACCGACGAACTCCTCGACGAGTCCCAGCGGCTGACCTCCGAACTCCAGGTGCGGTCCGCCGAACTTCAGTCCCGTCAGGAGGAGTTGCAGTCCTCCAACGCCGAACTGGAGGACAAGGCCGCACTGCTGGCCGCGCAGAACCGGGACATCGAGACCAAGAACCTGGAGATCGAGCAGGCCCGCCAGGAGCTGGAGGACCGCGCCCACCAGCTTTCCCTCGCCTCCACGTACAAGTCCGAGTTCCTGGCCAACATGAGCCACGAGCTGCGCACCCCGCTGAACAGCCTGCTCATCCTGGCCCAGCTGCTGGCCCAGAACCCGACCCGCAACCTGACCGCCAAGCAGGTCGAGTACGCCGGCATCATCCACTCGGCCGGCTCCGACCTGCTGCAGCTGATCAACGACATCCTCGACCTCTCCAAGGTCGAGGCAGGCAAGATGGACGTCACTCCTGAACACATCCCGCTGAACAAGCTGCTCGACTACGTCGAAGCGACGTTCCGCCCCCTGACGACCCAGAAGAGCCTGGCCTTCGAGATCAACACGGCCGGCGGTGTGCCCGCCGACATCGTCACCGACGACTACCGGCTCCGGCAGATCCTGCGCAACCTCCTGTCCAACGCCGTGAAGTTCACGGAGAGGGGCAGCGTCGAGCTGAGGATCGAGGTCGCAGACGCGGCGAGCGTGCCGGAGGCCGCCCGCCGCGACGACGAACCCGTCATCGCCTTCCACGTGGTGGACACCGGTATCGGGATCGAGCCTCAGCACCTGGAGAGCGTGTTCGGCGCCTTCCAGCAGGCCGACGGCACCACCAGCCGCAAGTACGGCGGCACCGGCCTCGGACTCTCCATCAGCCGCGAGATCGCCTTCCTCCTCGGCGGCGCCATCACCGCCCGGAGCACACCGGGCCACGGCAGTGTGTTCACCCTGTACCTGCCCGCGTCCCGGGCAGAATTCCTCGCGCTGAGCGTCGGGACTCCGCGAATTGCCCTGGAGGCCGGGCCGGCCGAGGCAACGCCGTCCGGGCCGGCGGAGCTGGATGGGCAGAGCGCTGTGCTGGAGATCAGTCGGCCCAAGCGGCTACTGGTCGTCGAGGAGCGTCCTCGCGGCCTGCTGTCCCTCGTCGCCGAGAGCGCCGTCGCCGACCTGGCCGGACACGCGGACCTCGGCGACCCGCGCGGCCCGGTCGAGGTCATCACCACCGTCGGCGCCCGCGAGGCGGCGGAGACACTGGCTGCCACACCCTGCCACTGCGTCGTCCTCGAACTGGACCTGCCGAACGGAGCGGCGCTGGACTTCCTGGAGGCCATGGCCCACGACTCCGCGTTGCACAACGTGCCGGTCCTGGCCCACAACAACCGGCGCCTGGGGGCCGAACAGGAACGGCTCCTGCAGGACCGCGCCACTACCCAGCCGCTGGAACTGCTCTCCAGCCTCGACGAGCTGCGCGAGCGCATCGCTTTGCACCTGAGCGCCGACCAGCCGGGCGACGTACTGCCACTGGTCCGCAACGACGACTCAGCAACCCTGTTCGCCCAGAACGTGGACGGCTCGCTCGCCGGGCGCACCGTGCTAGTCGTCGACGACGATGACCGCAACCTCTACGCCATCACGGGCATCCTGGAGCTGCACGGCATGCAGGTCCTGCAGGCCGAGAACGGCCGAGCCGCGATCGACACCCTCAACCGGCACAGCGGGATCGACCTGATCCTGATGGACGTCATGATGCCGGAGATGGACGGGTACGCCGCCACCGCCGCGATCCGCGCGATGCCGCAACACGCGGACCTGCCCATCATCGCCGTCACCGCCAAGGCCATGGTGGGTGACCGGGAGAAGAGCCTCGCCTCCGGCGCGAGCGACTACGTCACCAAGCCCGTCGACGCGAACGACCTCATCGCCTGCATCGAGCGCTGGCTGCGCCCCTAA
- a CDS encoding MerR family transcriptional regulator, with amino-acid sequence MGRAAEMTGTTAGFLRALGEHRLITPLRSDGGHRRYSRYQLRIAMRARDLADQGTPIEAACRIVILEDQLEEALRLNEQLRRPPADAPPPADT; translated from the coding sequence ATGGGCCGCGCCGCCGAGATGACCGGCACCACCGCCGGCTTCCTCCGGGCGCTGGGGGAGCACCGCCTCATCACCCCACTGCGCTCCGACGGCGGCCACCGCCGCTACTCCCGCTACCAACTACGGATCGCGATGCGCGCCCGCGACCTGGCCGACCAGGGCACCCCCATCGAGGCCGCCTGCCGCATCGTCATCCTCGAAGACCAACTCGAAGAGGCCCTGCGCCTCAACGAGCAACTGCGCCGTCCGCCGGCCGACGCGCCGCCGCCCGCCGACACCTGA